Genomic window (Streptomyces sp. TG1A-60):
TGCCACCTGGACCAGCCCCGACCGGTACGCCGTCACCACCAGTTGCGCCCTGGCCCGGGCCCTCAGCTTCGTCATCGCCCGGTGGACGTGGGTACGGACCGTCAGCGGGCTGACGTACAGCTTCTCGGCTATCTCGTCGTTGGAGCGGCCCTCGGCGGCCAGGGACATGACCTCGCGTTCCCGGGTGGTGAGGGTGGTCAGCCGGTCGGGGGTGGCGAGGCGCTGCCCAGGGGCGGGCGCGGCGAGGAAGCGGGTGATGACGGTGCGGGTGGCGGCGGGGGAGAGGGGGGTGTCACCGGCGGCCACGGTGCGGATGCGTCGCTCAGCCGCTGCGCCTGCTCGACGAACTCCGCGTACACCGTCCGCCGCGTCTCCCGCAGCCGTCCACCCGCTGCGCGCCCGCCGTCGTGTCCGCCTGTATCCGCGCCGCCCGCGCGGTCCCCTGGCTGGTCACCCAGCTCGCGAGCACGGCGGTGCCGGCGGTGAGCGAGGCGATCCAGAACGCGCTGTCAGCCACGGCGGGCGCCCAGGGAGCGTTCGGTCACCCGGGCCAGGTGGGTGGCGAAGACCGCGCGGGCGTCCGGGGTGAGGGTACGCAGGGCGACCAGGGCCGTGATGACGACGTCGCACAGCTCCGACCGGACGTCGTCCCACGTGTGGGTGGTGCCCTTGCGCGGGTTCTGGCCGGTCGCGCCGATGACCGCCTGGGCGACCTCGCCGACCTCCTCCTGGAGCTTCGGCATCCGCAGGAGCACGCCCTCCTGGCCGCCGTGCGGTCGGTCCGCCTCCAGCCAGGCGTGGAGGAGGGTGATGGAGTGCCAGAGGTCGTCGGGGGAGTGGGACTGCTCGCTCATGGGCGCAGCTTGCCACGCCCCTACGACAGTGACGGTCGTTCCTCGAAAGTGACGGTCACTCCTCGAACAGGGCCTCCTGCTCGCCCTCCTTCTCCTTGCGCACCCTCTGGTTCCGCGCGCCCACGACCACGGCCGTGACGGCGGCCGTACCGGCGAGCGCCACCGGGACCATCCAGCCCCGGTCGACGACATGGCGCAGTGCGTGGTCGAGGGAGAGCCGGCCGGGGCCGGCGACCGCGAGTCCCGCGGCGGCCAGGCCCAGGGTCGCGGCGTACTCGTAGCCGCCACCGGCGTTGAAGAAGCCGTTGGGCGCGTGGACCGCCGCCGCGCCGCCCATCGCGCCCGCCGCGGCGGCACCGGCCGCGGGCGTCGCGAGCCCCAGCGCGAGCAGCGTGCCGCCGCCCGTCTCGGCCAGCCCGGCCGCCGTGGCACTCGCCTTGCCGGGCGTGTACCCGACGGACTCCATGAACGCGCCGGTCCCCTCGATCCCGCCCCCGCCGAACCAGCCGAACAGCTTCTGCGTGCCGTGCGCGGCGAGTACACCGCCCGCGCCAAGCCGGAGCAGCAGCAGTCCCAGATCACGTCGGTCGAACGAAGCCATGAGCACTCCCGGACAGCCTGTACGTAGGTCCCCTCCCGCCTGTCCACCGTCGCACCGATCACACGTGTCCGGGCCGCCCGCGC
Coding sequences:
- a CDS encoding MazG-like family protein, with product MSEQSHSPDDLWHSITLLHAWLEADRPHGGQEGVLLRMPKLQEEVGEVAQAVIGATGQNPRKGTTHTWDDVRSELCDVVITALVALRTLTPDARAVFATHLARVTERSLGARRG
- a CDS encoding DoxX family membrane protein gives rise to the protein MASFDRRDLGLLLLRLGAGGVLAAHGTQKLFGWFGGGGIEGTGAFMESVGYTPGKASATAAGLAETGGGTLLALGLATPAAGAAAAGAMGGAAAVHAPNGFFNAGGGYEYAATLGLAAAGLAVAGPGRLSLDHALRHVVDRGWMVPVALAGTAAVTAVVVGARNQRVRKEKEGEQEALFEE